A genomic stretch from Natronolimnobius sp. AArcel1 includes:
- a CDS encoding recombinase family protein yields MPVTAGFSTADQNLDRQLQSTSDYARDEFDGELGEIETYRDKSTGTDTSRSGYREMMDAVENSDVEAVVVVVTEDLRATHTSEREDRHQSAVTERPSRAGDPALLEGVIDASVGVLEK; encoded by the coding sequence TTGCCTGTTACTGCCGGGTTTTCCACGGCAGATCAGAACCTCGACCGCCAGCTCCAATCGACGAGTGACTACGCTCGTGATGAGTTCGACGGGGAGCTCGGAGAGATCGAGACGTACCGCGACAAGAGCACCGGGACCGACACGTCCCGCAGCGGCTACCGGGAGATGATGGACGCCGTCGAGAACAGCGACGTCGAGGCGGTCGTCGTCGTAGTCACGGAAGATCTCCGCGCCACGCACACCAGCGAACGCGAGGACCGACACCAAAGTGCGGTCACGGAGCGCCCCTCGCGCGCTGGTGACCCCGCCCTCCTTGAGGGCGTCATCGACGCATCGGTCGGTGTACTCGAGAAGTGA